The following is a genomic window from Sporocytophaga myxococcoides DSM 11118.
CTCAAATTAGACCTTTCTGATATAAAAACGGATGATGAAATAATTTCAGCAACCTTATTACTTCATACTAAACCTTCCGGTTCGGATGGTTCAGTACCTGATATCGTTAATCAAACTTTTGATGAAAATTATGTGCAGATATGTCTTGTTAAAGACTCCTGGGAACTGCTGACGTTAAGCTGGGCCAACCAGCCAACTTTTTCACAATTGCCGGAAGATTATATAGTTTTCAGTGTTCCGGAAGATTTCCCCTCTGTAATAGGAATAGATGTGACAAAATTAATCAAGAGTATAGCTGGAAACACTAAAAAAATCCCCAACAATGGATTTCTTTTCAAAATGATGCCAGAGGCAGATGCATTTCCATACCGTTCATTTGTTTTTTATTCTCTAAATGCTGACGTATCAAAACAGCCCTATTTAAGAGTACAATTGAAATCTAACTATTAATCACATTAGCATTTGCATCAGACTCCAATCATTTGAAGAACTATGATTCATTATAGAAAACGAATAGTCCTTTGCATAGCTACATTATGGTCAATACTATCAGCGTGTGAGCACCATTGCTGTCCTCCGGCAGAAAATATTGAAAGAACTCTTGAGATAAGAGAACCATTAACCACAAAGGGAGAAGTTGATGGAGACGCTTATCTGAATTCTCATGTTACTCTTGAAAACCTTAATGGAAGATTTGATATCCATAATATTGTGGCGAAATGGACAAGGTTTGGAGAGCCTGTGAGCTATCGGACATATTTAAAATTAGATCTATCAGAAATCAAGGATAATGAAGAAATAGAATCTGCAATTTTAGTTCTCCATACCAAACCTAACGGCTCTGATAACAAAGTTCCGGATAATGTAGGTA
Proteins encoded in this region:
- a CDS encoding DNRLRE domain-containing protein translates to MIHYRKRIVLCIATLWSILSACEHHCCPPAENIERTLEIREPLTTKGEVDGDAYLNSHVTLENLNGRFDIHNIVAKWTRFGEPVSYRTYLKLDLSEIKDNEEIESAILVLHTKPNGSDNKVPDNVGIDSIPNYIQVCLVEDSWDLEDLTWVHQPRISPLPDEYLYFNIPSDFPPIMRLDLTALVKKIAGKDKKDENNGFLFRMYTEGDFEFYQSFVFYSINAGRAKQPYLKVRLIPSN
- a CDS encoding DNRLRE domain-containing protein; this encodes MIISEKPFIFPVLFFLFLLESSCEHHCPIPQKSFERTIELRQDINSKGDGDAYLNSHPTLENINGSGDQHNIVANWTRFGDPARYRSYLKLDLSDIKTDDEIISATLLLHTKPSGSDGSVPDIVNQTFDENYVQICLVKDSWELLTLSWANQPTFSQLPEDYIVFSVPEDFPSVIGIDVTKLIKSIAGNTKKIPNNGFLFKMMPEADAFPYRSFVFYSLNADVSKQPYLRVQLKSNY